Within Bacteroidota bacterium, the genomic segment TTTTTATCTAGCGGACAACCCACAGAATTATGTAGCACATGAATTTTGGGGAAGAGGGGAAATATATAAGAACATAAAAGGTGCACAATACATACCAATACGGGTGGATATATACATTCAAGGTGAACATATAAATAAGTTATGCGCAAATTAACAACTTTGACATTAATAATTTAGCTTAAAATAAGTAGACACATTATGATACAATTTGTTGAAGTAACAGGATTTAAGTCGCTTAATAATTTTAAAATAGAATTAAAAAAGGGATTAAATATTTTAGTAGGACCGAATGGTTCAGGCAAAACAAATATTATTTCTTTATTTGAATTTTTGTCTCATATTGCACAGAGAGAGGTACAGGATGCAGTTGGTTTATCGGGAGGAGCAGGCTCAATTTTTAGAAAAATTGGCACAGTTGAATTTAGTAATGAAATTCACATTACTACAAGGGGTAATTGTTTGTTTGATAAAAACAGATATTTCAATTATTTGTATGAATTTAAAATATGTGTTATTAAAGAAAAAGGACTTATACGATATTCATACCAAAGGATAATAGGTCAGCTGAGTAATAAACAAGCATTACTTTCTGGAAATTCAAAAAACATAGATTTAAACATTGAGCAGTCTGTCAATTCTGATGGGGAAATTGAGGTTAAATTGTTGAAGCTTGACCGAAGAAAGTACAAAAGTCACATGTATCGTAAAAACCCTGATAATGAAGAATTAATAGATTTTTTAACTCGTAGTGGTGATAATCAAAAAAGAAGTTTGGTACAGCAACTTTTTAGATTTTTATCACATATTGAACTGATTTTTGGAGACTTATTAGGGGGTGAAACATTCAATATTATTCCCACAAAAGTAAAACAGCCTGAAGATATTGCAAATGAACCTGGAATAAAGAAAGATGGTACAGGCCTGGCTTCAACTTTATACCATATACAAAATAACTTAGATTTAAGAAGGAGTATGTCATATGGTTACATGATTAGACGAAGAAGGCACATTAATCCAAAGACATATGAGAGAATAGAAAAGCTAACTAACCTGGCAAATAATTCTATAAAACGAATTGAAGTAGTTAATAACCCTTTTGATAATCAATTACAAGTAAAAATTCACATTTCAACCGATAAGGAAAATATTGTACTTCCGCTATCGGCAATGTCTGATGGAACTATTAAGTGGATTACCTTAATTACTGCGATATTAACTACAACCCAAATATTTTCGATTGAAGAACCAGAAAATTATCTACACCCTTGGATGCAGGCGCAGATTGTTGATATCATGCGAGATACATATGCTTCAAAAAATGAAAATTCCTTTATTATCATGTCAACTCATAGTGAAACTCTACTGAATCATTCAAAGCCAGAAGAGGTAATTATAGTTAAACTTGAGCATGGCGTTACTAGTGCTGAAAGAGTTAAAAATGCGAAAATGCTAAATGAGGAAATCTCTAAAACTGGATTTGGGCTTGGGTACTATTATTTTACAGGAGGACTAGACAATGAGTAGGCCTGCATATCTTGTTGATGGTCAAACTGAGCAAAAAGTAATTAGGAAAATTTGCCCAAACCAACCCGTTAAACTAATTGGGTGTAATGGAGATACTGTTTGTTTAAGTGAAATTGCAAAAAGAATATCTACACACATTAATCTTTTAAATAATAATTATTATCCAATAATTTGTCTTATTGATAAAGAGAAAAGAACTACAAGCATATCTGAAATTGAGAATGAATTAAGAATTCTTCTAAATAATTTAGGTCATCAGAATGATAATATAATAATTGGAGTAGCTGATAGAATGATTGAAAACTGGATTTTAGCAGATTGGGATAATTTTAGCAAATATTATAATATAAATAAAGAGTGTCCTATGTCAAATTTTGATGGAATTAGTGGCAAAGGTTTCATAAGGAAAACTGTTGATTTTTATCACGAGACAACTGACGGTGTAGATTTAATTTTATCAGCCGACCCGAAAGTAATATATTTAAATAGCCCTAGTTACAAACATTTTATTGATAAATTTAATGAAGTAGAATGTCACTATATTGATGAAATAATCAGCGTATAACACGCGGTATAAACATTGGGGTTTAATTGGTTATTCGAGCTTTCTGCCACGCATCAAGTTCGGTGTATCTTGATAGGAAAGTCGCCCGCAATCCCCAACGATTTCTTATAAAAACGCGCAAGGTTTCAAGCAAGGTTTTGTGTAAAACCGTGACAAATGGTGGACATCTTAATCTATTCTATTTATAATAACTCACAGAACCCAAGTATATTGGGGATTTTGGAATTTCCCCAAAAACACTGTTAATCAGAGGGTCTCAGGTTCAAGTCCTGAAGGGGGAGCAAAAAAGCGTTCAGGGTTCTGAACGCTTTTTTTATTGTCGACTGCATATTTATAATTAAAGATTTTTTAAAGGCATGGTTGGTTACCTGCCTAACGCGAAAGACCTGAAGGGGGAACAAAAAGCGTTTAATATTTTGGATGTTTTTTTATTTAAGAATGGTTGTTTGTTAATTTACGATTTTCAATTTGGAAATATGATAAAATCAACCTACACCTTCTTGGATTTCATCGCAAAGGCTGCTATTCTGTCCAAAAGATTTTCTTTGTCTTTAAAATTATTTACCAATTTATGATTTATTGAATAGACGGCTGTATGCTCTTGTTGTCCTTTCAAATAAAATTGCCCCAAACGAATAAAGTCCCATTTCTTTTTACAACTTGTTTTTACTAATTCTGAAAGAACAATTGACTTCTCAACTACCCTTGTATGATCTTCTAAACGG encodes:
- a CDS encoding AAA family ATPase, with amino-acid sequence MIQFVEVTGFKSLNNFKIELKKGLNILVGPNGSGKTNIISLFEFLSHIAQREVQDAVGLSGGAGSIFRKIGTVEFSNEIHITTRGNCLFDKNRYFNYLYEFKICVIKEKGLIRYSYQRIIGQLSNKQALLSGNSKNIDLNIEQSVNSDGEIEVKLLKLDRRKYKSHMYRKNPDNEELIDFLTRSGDNQKRSLVQQLFRFLSHIELIFGDLLGGETFNIIPTKVKQPEDIANEPGIKKDGTGLASTLYHIQNNLDLRRSMSYGYMIRRRRHINPKTYERIEKLTNLANNSIKRIEVVNNPFDNQLQVKIHISTDKENIVLPLSAMSDGTIKWITLITAILTTTQIFSIEEPENYLHPWMQAQIVDIMRDTYASKNENSFIIMSTHSETLLNHSKPEEVIIVKLEHGVTSAERVKNAKMLNEEISKTGFGLGYYYFTGGLDNE
- a CDS encoding DUF4276 family protein yields the protein MSRPAYLVDGQTEQKVIRKICPNQPVKLIGCNGDTVCLSEIAKRISTHINLLNNNYYPIICLIDKEKRTTSISEIENELRILLNNLGHQNDNIIIGVADRMIENWILADWDNFSKYYNINKECPMSNFDGISGKGFIRKTVDFYHETTDGVDLILSADPKVIYLNSPSYKHFIDKFNEVECHYIDEIISV